A portion of the Lysinibacillus timonensis genome contains these proteins:
- a CDS encoding gamma-type small acid-soluble spore protein has translation MKQNNDQYTVAGTNINEVKKRNAQSGLSYNEVFKLLAQTGGKGTSIFSDTNVEEVKSQLNHN, from the coding sequence ATGAAACAAAATAATGATCAATATACTGTTGCAGGTACGAATATTAATGAAGTAAAAAAACGTAACGCCCAATCAGGTTTATCCTACAATGAAGTGTTTAAATTACTAGCACAAACGGGCGGAAAAGGAACGTCGATATTTAGTGATACAAACGTTGAGGAAGTAAAGTCCCAATTGAATCACAATTAA